Proteins from one Microbacterium hatanonis genomic window:
- a CDS encoding GMC family oxidoreductase: protein MPLIASPAAEYDVIVVGGGAAGCVLAARLTEDPDRRVLLVEAGPDHRGVGEILDAAHWDAMIGGPYDWGYRSTPTDHVLGRSLAMPRGKVLGGSSSTNAMLWYRGNRADYDAWAAAGATGWGYDDLLPYFRRSEARAGGDPSFRGTDGPMRVGPLAEVHPIADALIAASAERGLPVLDDANGASNEGAVYADYNAVAAPDGAFERWSTARAYLEPALARANLDVIVGSAVHGVVVRHGVVTGVRHVVDGSLVTTTATRTVLAAGALDTPRLLQLSGVGDPRRLSAAGIDVVHDLPGVGENFQDHPLILGMNFRARADLGPVIGNGGGAMLNWRSSHAEAGPDLHTVIAHGSRGDDALHAAHDLSGNRVFALVPGLYRSRSTGWVRVRSADPAASADVHPNYLADPIDLAAMVEAVDAVHDLVATSAYADLAEGPITPPHGLDRAAKVRFVRENIGTFFHCSGTARIGTDDLAVVDPGLRVRGLEGLWVADASVMPRIPTCNTQAPTVAIAERAAELLRA, encoded by the coding sequence ATGCCGCTGATCGCCTCCCCGGCCGCCGAGTACGACGTGATCGTGGTCGGCGGCGGGGCCGCCGGGTGCGTGCTGGCCGCTCGCCTCACGGAGGACCCGGATCGCCGCGTGCTGCTCGTCGAAGCAGGACCGGACCACCGCGGGGTGGGCGAGATCCTCGACGCCGCGCACTGGGACGCCATGATCGGCGGGCCGTACGACTGGGGCTACCGCTCGACGCCCACCGACCACGTGCTGGGGCGTTCGCTCGCGATGCCGCGTGGAAAGGTGCTGGGCGGCAGCTCGAGCACGAACGCCATGCTCTGGTATCGCGGCAACCGCGCCGACTACGACGCGTGGGCCGCCGCCGGGGCGACGGGGTGGGGGTACGACGACCTGCTGCCGTACTTCCGGCGCTCGGAGGCACGCGCCGGCGGCGACCCGTCCTTCCGCGGAACCGACGGACCCATGCGGGTCGGCCCTCTCGCCGAGGTGCACCCGATCGCCGACGCCCTCATCGCCGCCTCGGCCGAACGCGGCCTGCCGGTGCTCGACGACGCCAACGGCGCCTCCAACGAGGGGGCCGTCTACGCCGACTACAACGCGGTCGCCGCACCCGACGGGGCCTTCGAGCGGTGGAGCACCGCCCGGGCTTACCTCGAGCCCGCGCTCGCACGCGCGAACCTCGACGTGATCGTCGGCAGTGCCGTGCACGGTGTCGTCGTCCGGCACGGTGTCGTCACCGGCGTGCGGCATGTCGTCGACGGCTCGCTCGTGACCACGACCGCAACGCGCACGGTGCTCGCCGCCGGCGCCCTCGACACCCCGCGCCTGCTGCAGCTCTCGGGCGTCGGCGACCCGCGGCGCCTCTCCGCGGCCGGGATCGATGTCGTGCACGACCTGCCCGGGGTGGGCGAGAACTTCCAGGACCACCCGTTGATCCTCGGCATGAACTTCCGCGCGCGCGCCGACCTCGGCCCGGTGATCGGCAACGGCGGGGGCGCGATGCTGAACTGGCGGAGCTCTCACGCCGAAGCCGGACCCGACCTCCACACCGTCATCGCGCACGGCTCGCGCGGCGACGACGCGCTGCACGCCGCGCACGACCTCTCCGGCAACCGCGTCTTCGCGCTCGTGCCGGGCCTGTACCGCTCGCGGAGCACGGGATGGGTGCGCGTGCGCTCGGCCGACCCCGCAGCATCCGCCGACGTCCATCCGAACTACCTGGCCGACCCCATCGACCTCGCCGCCATGGTCGAGGCCGTCGACGCGGTGCACGATCTCGTCGCGACGTCGGCCTACGCAGACCTCGCCGAGGGCCCGATCACCCCGCCGCACGGCCTCGACCGCGCCGCGAAGGTGCGCTTCGTGCGCGAGAACATCGGCACGTTCTTCCACTGCTCGGGCACGGCCCGCATCGGCACCGACGACCTCGCCGTCGTCGATCCGGGGCTCCGCGTGCGCGGCCTGGAGGGCCTGTGGGTCGCCGACGCCTCGGTCATGCCCCGCATCCCGACGTGTAACACCCAGGCGCCCACCGTCGCGATCGCCGAGCGGGCCGCGGAGCTGCTGCGGGCCTGA
- a CDS encoding adenosine deaminase family protein, whose protein sequence is MISYADYLQLLPKTELHCHLVSTMRPATLQELALRSSVELWTDDTDRLFEFGDLVEFLHGWRVAHEVLRRPADLERVAWEGVADAVAEGNLRYREYYINPQYFAHPATPGVAPMSYVEVLTAAIAGLRRAERELGVGFRVIVAINRRESAEAAVDLVREMIAHPFPEVVGIGQDDLTPENTEDPLRFAAAYALAGEHGLLRTAHVGETPSASPHNVRDAIEVLGCDRIDHGYRVMDDPAVLALALERGIGFATTPVSTTICSGWVLDPAHRIRAMIDAGLAVSVSTDDAMFFRTDLGREYREGLRAMGIDAETAKRIALTGIDTAFCDDEQKRMLRADFTAQFLALDALLER, encoded by the coding sequence ATGATCTCGTACGCCGATTATCTTCAGCTGCTGCCGAAGACCGAGCTGCACTGCCATCTCGTCTCGACGATGCGACCCGCGACGCTGCAAGAGCTCGCGCTGCGCTCGTCGGTCGAGCTGTGGACCGACGATACCGACCGCCTGTTCGAGTTCGGCGATCTCGTCGAGTTCCTCCATGGCTGGCGCGTGGCGCACGAGGTGCTGCGCAGGCCCGCCGATCTGGAGCGGGTCGCGTGGGAGGGCGTGGCCGATGCCGTTGCGGAGGGCAATCTGCGCTATCGCGAGTACTACATCAACCCGCAGTACTTCGCGCACCCGGCGACGCCCGGGGTGGCGCCGATGTCGTACGTCGAGGTGCTGACCGCGGCGATCGCTGGTCTGAGGCGGGCCGAGCGCGAACTGGGCGTCGGCTTCCGCGTCATCGTGGCGATCAACCGGCGGGAGTCCGCCGAAGCGGCCGTCGACCTGGTGCGCGAGATGATCGCGCACCCCTTCCCGGAGGTCGTCGGGATCGGCCAGGACGACCTCACGCCGGAGAACACCGAAGACCCGCTGAGGTTCGCCGCCGCGTACGCGTTGGCGGGTGAGCACGGACTCCTGCGCACCGCCCATGTGGGCGAGACGCCGTCGGCGAGCCCGCACAACGTCCGCGACGCGATCGAGGTTCTGGGGTGCGATCGAATCGACCACGGCTACCGCGTGATGGACGACCCGGCGGTGCTTGCGCTGGCTCTCGAGCGAGGGATCGGCTTCGCCACCACCCCGGTGTCGACGACGATCTGCTCGGGGTGGGTGCTCGATCCCGCGCACCGCATCCGGGCGATGATCGACGCCGGGCTTGCGGTGTCGGTCTCGACCGACGATGCGATGTTCTTCCGCACCGATCTTGGCCGGGAGTACCGCGAGGGGCTCCGGGCGATGGGGATCGACGCCGAAACGGCCAAGCGCATCGCGCTCACCGGTATCGACACCGCGTTCTGCGACGACGAGCAGAAGCGGATGCTGCGCGCCGACTTCACCGCGCAGTTCCTCGCACTCGACGCCCTCCTCGAGCGCTGA